DNA sequence from the Gallaecimonas pentaromativorans genome:
GCTTAGGGCCGCCAGCATCTGGCCGGTTTGGTTGTTGTCAGAATCGATGGCTTGTTTACCGAGGATCGCTAAATCCGGGCTTTCCTGCTCGCACACCTTGGCCAGCAGTTTGGCCACCAGCAAGGAGTCGAGGCCGTCTTCGGTTTTAACCAGCACGGCGCGGTCGGCGCCCAGGGCCAGCGCGGTACGCAGCTGCTCCTGGCAGGCATCAGAGCCCACAGAGACCGCCACCACTTCGGTGGCAACGCCTTGTTCTTTAAGACGTACCGCCTCTTCTACCGCGATTTCACAAAAGGGGTTGATGGCCATTTTCACGTTGGCCAGGTCAACGGCGCTGTTGTCGGATTTGACCCGCACCTTGACGTTGTAATCGATGACGCGTTTGACGGCGACCAGTACCTTCATGGGTTGTACCTCTGGGCTCATCCAAGCCGGCCACTGGACCGGCGCAACCTTTACCGTCAAAATACTTACTGTTAACGTAAACGTCAACCTGACAAGTCACAGATAAGAGCAGCCCCCAAGGCTACCGAGGAGCCCTTATGGAACGCGAAACCATGGAATTTGATGTCGTCATCGTCGGCGCCGGCCCAGCCGGGCTGAGTGCCGCCTGTCGCTTAAAGCAGTTGGCGCCAGAGCTGATGGTTTGTGTGGTGGAAAAAGGCTCGGAGGT
Encoded proteins:
- a CDS encoding electron transfer flavoprotein subunit beta/FixA family protein; the encoded protein is MKVLVAVKRVIDYNVKVRVKSDNSAVDLANVKMAINPFCEIAVEEAVRLKEQGVATEVVAVSVGSDACQEQLRTALALGADRAVLVKTEDGLDSLLVAKLLAKVCEQESPDLAILGKQAIDSDNNQTGQMLAALSDWPQATFASKLVVEGRELLVTREVDGGLETIAVALPAVVTTDLRLNEPRYATLPNIMKAKRKPLDVLDGAALGVDLAPRVKVLKVAAPAARQGGEILDGVDALVDKLRNQAKVI